One stretch of Mus pahari chromosome 5, PAHARI_EIJ_v1.1, whole genome shotgun sequence DNA includes these proteins:
- the B4galt3 gene encoding beta-1,4-galactosyltransferase 3 isoform X1 — protein MLRRLLERPCTLALLVGSQLAVMMYLSLGGFRSLSALFGRDPGPTFDYSHPHDVYSNLSHLPGPPGGAGVPPAQALPYCPERSPFLVGPVSVSFSPVPSLAEIVERNPRVESGGRYRPAGCEPRSRTAIIVPHRAREHHLRLLLYHLHPFLQRQQLAYGIYVIHQAGNGTFNRAKLLNVGVREALRDEEWDCLFLHDVDLLPENDHNLYVCDPRGPRHVAVAMNKFGYSLPYPQYFGGVSALTPDQYLKMNGFPNEYWGWGGEDDDIATRVRLAGMKISRPPTSVGHYKMVKHRGDKGNEENPHRFDLLVRTQNSWTQDGMNSLTYRLLARELGPLYTNITADIGTDPRGPRSPSGPRYPPGSSQAFRQEMLQRRPPARPGPLPTANHTAPRGSH, from the exons ATGTTGCGGAGGCTGCTCGAGAGACCCTGTACATTGGCCCTGCTTGTGGGCTCCCAACTGGCAGTGATGATGTATCTGTCACTAGGGGGCTTCCGAAGTCTTAGTGCCCTGTTTGGTCGAGATCCAGGCCCAACATTCGACTATTCTCATCCCCACGATGTCTATAGTAACCTCAGTCACCTGCCTGGACCCCCTGGAGGTGCAGGGGTTCCTCCAGCTCAAGCTCTGCCCTACTGCCCAGAAAGATCACCCTTCTTAG TGGGACCTGTGTCAGTATCCTTTAGCCCGGTGCCGTCACTAGCAGAGATTGTGGAGCGGAATCCCCGGGTGGAATCAGGAGGTCGGTACCGTCCTGCAGGGTGTGAGCCTCGCTCCCGAACAGCCATAATTGTGCCCCATCGTGCCCGGGAGCACCACCTTCGGCTGCTGCTCTATCACCTGCACCCTTTCCTGCAGCGCCAGCAGCTTGCGTACGGCATCTATGTCATCCACCAG GCTGGGAATGGAACGTTTAACAGGGCCAAGCTGCTGAACGTAGGGGTGAGGGAAGCCCTTCGTGATGAAGAGTGGGACTGCTTGTTCTTACACGATGTGGACCTCCTTCCAGAAAACGACCATAACCTGTATGTGTGTGACCCCCGGGGACCCCGCCACGTTGCTGTTGCCATGAACAAGTTTGGATACAG CCTCCCGTATCCCCAGTACTTTGGCGGAGTTTCAGCGCTCACTCCTGACCAGTACCTGAAGATGAATGGCTTCCCCAACGAGTACTGGGGCTGGGGTGGCGAGGATGACGACATTGCTACCAG AGTTCGCCTGGCTGGGATGAAGATCTCTCGACCACCCACCTCTGTGGGACACTATAAGATGGTGAAGCACAGAGGGGataaaggaaatgaggaaaatCCTCACAG ATTTGATCTCCTGGTCCGTACCCAGAATTCTTGGACACAAGATGGAATGAACTCACTAACATACCGATTGCTGGCAAGAGAGCTGGGTCCTCTCTATACCAACATCACTGCAGACATTGGGACTGACCCTCGGGGTCCCCGGTCTCCCTCTGGTCCCCGATACCCACCAGGTTCCTCCCAGGCCTTCCGTCAAGAGATGCTGCAACGCCGGCCCCCAGCTAGGCCTGGCCCTCTGCCCACTGCCAACCACACAGCTCCCCGTGGCTCACACTGA
- the B4galt3 gene encoding beta-1,4-galactosyltransferase 3 isoform X2 has product MLRRLLERPCTLALLVGSQLAVMMYLSLGGFRSLSALFGRDPGPTFDYSHPHDVYSNLSHLPGPPGGAGVPPAQALPYCPERSPFLVGPVSVSFSPVPSLAEIVERNPRVESGGRYRPAGCEPRSRTAIIVPHRAREHHLRLLLYHLHPFLQRQQLAYGIYVIHQAGNGTFNRAKLLNVGVREALRDEEWDCLFLHDVDLLPENDHNLYVCDPRGPRHVAVAMNKFGYSLPYPQYFGGVSALTPDQYLKMNGFPNEYWGWGGEDDDIATRSLLNVPEFQTLPLRSVLQLLTLRFDLLVRTQNSWTQDGMNSLTYRLLARELGPLYTNITADIGTDPRGPRSPSGPRYPPGSSQAFRQEMLQRRPPARPGPLPTANHTAPRGSH; this is encoded by the exons ATGTTGCGGAGGCTGCTCGAGAGACCCTGTACATTGGCCCTGCTTGTGGGCTCCCAACTGGCAGTGATGATGTATCTGTCACTAGGGGGCTTCCGAAGTCTTAGTGCCCTGTTTGGTCGAGATCCAGGCCCAACATTCGACTATTCTCATCCCCACGATGTCTATAGTAACCTCAGTCACCTGCCTGGACCCCCTGGAGGTGCAGGGGTTCCTCCAGCTCAAGCTCTGCCCTACTGCCCAGAAAGATCACCCTTCTTAG TGGGACCTGTGTCAGTATCCTTTAGCCCGGTGCCGTCACTAGCAGAGATTGTGGAGCGGAATCCCCGGGTGGAATCAGGAGGTCGGTACCGTCCTGCAGGGTGTGAGCCTCGCTCCCGAACAGCCATAATTGTGCCCCATCGTGCCCGGGAGCACCACCTTCGGCTGCTGCTCTATCACCTGCACCCTTTCCTGCAGCGCCAGCAGCTTGCGTACGGCATCTATGTCATCCACCAG GCTGGGAATGGAACGTTTAACAGGGCCAAGCTGCTGAACGTAGGGGTGAGGGAAGCCCTTCGTGATGAAGAGTGGGACTGCTTGTTCTTACACGATGTGGACCTCCTTCCAGAAAACGACCATAACCTGTATGTGTGTGACCCCCGGGGACCCCGCCACGTTGCTGTTGCCATGAACAAGTTTGGATACAG CCTCCCGTATCCCCAGTACTTTGGCGGAGTTTCAGCGCTCACTCCTGACCAGTACCTGAAGATGAATGGCTTCCCCAACGAGTACTGGGGCTGGGGTGGCGAGGATGACGACATTGCTACCAG GTCACTCTTAAATGTACCTGAATTCCAGACTCTTCCTTTGAGATCTGTCCTACAACTTCTCACCCTCAGATTTGATCTCCTGGTCCGTACCCAGAATTCTTGGACACAAGATGGAATGAACTCACTAACATACCGATTGCTGGCAAGAGAGCTGGGTCCTCTCTATACCAACATCACTGCAGACATTGGGACTGACCCTCGGGGTCCCCGGTCTCCCTCTGGTCCCCGATACCCACCAGGTTCCTCCCAGGCCTTCCGTCAAGAGATGCTGCAACGCCGGCCCCCAGCTAGGCCTGGCCCTCTGCCCACTGCCAACCACACAGCTCCCCGTGGCTCACACTGA
- the Ppox gene encoding protoporphyrinogen oxidase isoform X1 gives MGRTVIVLGGGISGLAASYHLIRGPNPPKVILVEGSKRLGGWIRSVRGSDGAIFELGPRGIRPAGALGARTLLLVSELGLESEVLPVRGDHPAAQNRFLYVGGTLHPLPSGLRGLLRPSPPFSKPLFWAGLRELLKPRGKEPDETVHSFAQRRLGPEVASLAMDSLCRGVFAGNSRELSIRSCFPSLFQAEQTHRSILLGLLLGAGQSPQPDSSLIRQARAERWSQWSLRGGLEVLPQALHNYLASKGVTILSGQPVCGLSLQPEGRWKVSLGDGSLEADHIISAIPASELSKLLPAEAAPLARILGTIKAVSVAVVNLQYRGARLPVQGFGHLVPSSEDPTVLGIVYDSVAFPEQDGNPPGLRVTVMLGGYWLQKLKADGHQLSPELFQQQAQEAAATQLGLKERPSHCLVHLHKNCIPQYTIGHWQKLDSAAQFLTAQRLPLTLAGASYEGVAVNDCIESGRQAAAAVLGIESNS, from the exons ATGGGCCGGACTGTGATAGTACTTGGCGGAGGTATCAGCGGATTGGCCGCAAGTTATCATCTCATCCGAGGCCCCAATCCTCCTAAG GTGATCTTAGTGGAGGGCAGCAAACGTTTGGGAGGATGGATCCGCTCAGTCCGAGGATCAGATGGTGCGATCTTTGAACTTGGACCTCGAGGAATTAGGCCGGCTGGAGCCCTGGGAGCCCGGACCCTGCTCCTG GTTTCTGAACTTGGCTTGGAGTCTGAAGTCTTGCCTGTACGAGGGGATCATCCAGCTGCCCAGAACAGGTTCCTGTATGTAGGCGGTACTCTGCACCCCCTACCCTCGGGCCTCAG GGGGCTACTCCGTCCTTCACCCCCCTTCTCAAAACCTCTGTTTTGGGCTGGGCTGAGGGAGTTGCTGAAGCCCAGGGGCAAAGAGCCTGATGAGACTGTGCACAGTTTTGCCCAGCGCCGCCTTGGACCTGAG GTGGCGTCTTTAGCCATGGACAGTCTCTGCCGAGGAGTGTTTGCTGGCAACAGCCGTGAGCTCAGCATCCGGTCCTGCTTTCCCAGTCTCTTCCAGGCTGAGCAAACCCACCGGTCCATATTGCTGGGGCTGCTGCTGGGCGCAG GACAGAGTCCCCAGCCGGATTCCTCACTAATTCGTCAGGCCCGGGCTGAGCGATGGAGCCAGTGGTCACTCCGTGGAGGGCTGGAGGTGTTGCCCCAGGCCCTTCACAATTACCTAGCAAGTAAAGGGGTCACTATCCTCAGTGGGCAGCCAGTCTGCGGGCTCAGCCTTCAGCCAGAAGGGCGCTGGAAG GTGTCTCTAGGGGACGGCAGTCTGGAGGCTGACCACATTATAAGCGCCATTCCAGCTTCAG AGCTCAGCAAGCTGCTCCCTGCTGAGGCTGCACCTCTAGCTCGCATCTTGGGTACCATCAAGGCTGTGTCTGTCGCTGTGGTGAATCTGCAGTACCGAGGAGCTCGTCTGCCGGTCCAG GGATTTGGACATTTGGTGCCATCATCAGAGGACCCGACTGTCCTGGGAATTGTGTACGACTCGGTGGCTTTTCCTGAGCAGGACGGGAACCCCCCAGGCCTCAGAGTGACT GTGATGTTGGGAGGTTACTGGTTACAGAAGCTAAAAGCTGATGGCCACCAACTATCTCCAGAGCTGTTCCAACAACAAGCCCAGGAAGCAGCTGCTACACAGTTAGGACTGAAAGAACGACCAAGCCACTGCCTGGTCCATCTACACAAG AACTGTATCCCTCAGTATACAATAGGCCACTGGCAAAAACTAG ACTCAGCTGCACAATTCCTGACGGCCCAGAGGTTGCCCCTGACTTTGGCTGGAGCCTCCTATGAGGGGGTCGCTGTCAATGACTGTATAGAGAGTGGGCGCCAGGCAGCAGCTGCTGTCCTGGGCATAGAATCTAACAGCTGA
- the Ppox gene encoding protoporphyrinogen oxidase isoform X2, producing MVRSLNLDLEELGRLEPWEPGPCSWACGEQVSELGLESEVLPVRGDHPAAQNRFLYVGGTLHPLPSGLRGLLRPSPPFSKPLFWAGLRELLKPRGKEPDETVHSFAQRRLGPEVASLAMDSLCRGVFAGNSRELSIRSCFPSLFQAEQTHRSILLGLLLGAGQSPQPDSSLIRQARAERWSQWSLRGGLEVLPQALHNYLASKGVTILSGQPVCGLSLQPEGRWKVSLGDGSLEADHIISAIPASELSKLLPAEAAPLARILGTIKAVSVAVVNLQYRGARLPVQGFGHLVPSSEDPTVLGIVYDSVAFPEQDGNPPGLRVTVMLGGYWLQKLKADGHQLSPELFQQQAQEAAATQLGLKERPSHCLVHLHKNCIPQYTIGHWQKLDSAAQFLTAQRLPLTLAGASYEGVAVNDCIESGRQAAAAVLGIESNS from the exons ATGGTGCGATCTTTGAACTTGGACCTCGAGGAATTAGGCCGGCTGGAGCCCTGGGAGCCCGGACCCTGCTCCTG gGCTTGTGGAGAGCAGGTTTCTGAACTTGGCTTGGAGTCTGAAGTCTTGCCTGTACGAGGGGATCATCCAGCTGCCCAGAACAGGTTCCTGTATGTAGGCGGTACTCTGCACCCCCTACCCTCGGGCCTCAG GGGGCTACTCCGTCCTTCACCCCCCTTCTCAAAACCTCTGTTTTGGGCTGGGCTGAGGGAGTTGCTGAAGCCCAGGGGCAAAGAGCCTGATGAGACTGTGCACAGTTTTGCCCAGCGCCGCCTTGGACCTGAG GTGGCGTCTTTAGCCATGGACAGTCTCTGCCGAGGAGTGTTTGCTGGCAACAGCCGTGAGCTCAGCATCCGGTCCTGCTTTCCCAGTCTCTTCCAGGCTGAGCAAACCCACCGGTCCATATTGCTGGGGCTGCTGCTGGGCGCAG GACAGAGTCCCCAGCCGGATTCCTCACTAATTCGTCAGGCCCGGGCTGAGCGATGGAGCCAGTGGTCACTCCGTGGAGGGCTGGAGGTGTTGCCCCAGGCCCTTCACAATTACCTAGCAAGTAAAGGGGTCACTATCCTCAGTGGGCAGCCAGTCTGCGGGCTCAGCCTTCAGCCAGAAGGGCGCTGGAAG GTGTCTCTAGGGGACGGCAGTCTGGAGGCTGACCACATTATAAGCGCCATTCCAGCTTCAG AGCTCAGCAAGCTGCTCCCTGCTGAGGCTGCACCTCTAGCTCGCATCTTGGGTACCATCAAGGCTGTGTCTGTCGCTGTGGTGAATCTGCAGTACCGAGGAGCTCGTCTGCCGGTCCAG GGATTTGGACATTTGGTGCCATCATCAGAGGACCCGACTGTCCTGGGAATTGTGTACGACTCGGTGGCTTTTCCTGAGCAGGACGGGAACCCCCCAGGCCTCAGAGTGACT GTGATGTTGGGAGGTTACTGGTTACAGAAGCTAAAAGCTGATGGCCACCAACTATCTCCAGAGCTGTTCCAACAACAAGCCCAGGAAGCAGCTGCTACACAGTTAGGACTGAAAGAACGACCAAGCCACTGCCTGGTCCATCTACACAAG AACTGTATCCCTCAGTATACAATAGGCCACTGGCAAAAACTAG ACTCAGCTGCACAATTCCTGACGGCCCAGAGGTTGCCCCTGACTTTGGCTGGAGCCTCCTATGAGGGGGTCGCTGTCAATGACTGTATAGAGAGTGGGCGCCAGGCAGCAGCTGCTGTCCTGGGCATAGAATCTAACAGCTGA
- the Usp21 gene encoding ubiquitin carboxyl-terminal hydrolase 21, which yields MPQASEHRLGRTREPPVNVQPRVGAKIPFPPRARSKERRNPVPGPNSMLRPLPPRPGPPDERLKKLELGRGRTSGSRPRGPLRADHGVPLPGSPPPAVALPLPSRTNLARSKSVSSGDLRPMGIALGGHRGAGELGAALSRLALRPEPPTLRRSTSLRRLGGFPGPPTLLSIRTEPPTSHGSFHMISARPSEPFYSDDKMAHHTLLLGSGHVGLRNLGNTCFLNAVLQCLSSTRPLRDFCLRRDFRQEVPGGGRAQELTEAFADVIGALWHPDSCEAVNPTRFRAVFQKYVPSFSGYSQQDAQEFLKLLMERLHLEINRRGRRAPPILASGPVPSPPRRGGGALHEEPELSDDDRANLMWKRYLEREDSKIVDLFVGQLKSCLKCQACGYRSTTFEVFCDLSLPIPKKGFAGGKVSLRDCFSLFTKEEELESENAPVCDRCRQKTRSTKKLTVQRFPRILVLHLNRFSTSRGSIKKSSVGVDFPLQRLSLGDFASDKTGSPVYQLYALCNHSGSVHYGHYTALCRCQTGWHVYNDSRVSPVSENQVASSEGYVLFYQLMQEPLRCL from the exons ATGCCCCAGGCTTCTGAGCACCGCCTGGGCCGGACTCGAGAGCCACCTGTCAATGTACAGCCCCGAGTGGGAGCCAAGATACCATTTCCTCCCCGGGCACGCAGCAAGGAGCGCCGAAACCCAGTTCCTGGGCCAAACTCCATGTTAAGACCTTTGCCTCCCAGGCCAGGTCCCCCTGATGAAAGGCTCAAGAAACTGGAGCTGGGTCGGGGTCGAACCTCAGGCTCTCGTCCTAGAGGTCCCCTTCGAGCAGATCATGGGGTTCCCCTGCCTGGCTCACCGCCCCCAGCTGTGGCTCTGCCTCTCCCATCCCGGACCAACTTAGCCCGTTCCAAGTCTGTGAGCAGTGGGGACTTGCGGCCAATGGGGATTGCCCTGGGAGGGCACCGTGGAGCTGGCGAGCTAGGGGCTGCACTGAGCCGCTTGGCACTCCGGCCTGAGCCACCCACTTTGAGACGTAGTACTTCTCTCCGGCGTCTTGGGGGCTTCCCTGGCCCCCCTACCCTGCTCAGCATACGGACAGAGCCCCCTACTTCCCATGGCTCCTTCCACATGATATCTGCCCGGCCTTCTGAGCCTTTCTACTCTGATGACAAGATG GCTCACCACACACTGCTTCTGGGCTCTGGTCATGTTGGCCTCCGAAATCTAGGAAATACA TGCTTCCTGAATGCCGTGCTACAGTGTTTGAGCAGCACAAGGCCTCTTCGAGACTTCTGTCTGCGAAGGGACTTCCGGCAAGAGGTGCCCGGAGGAGGCCGAGCTCAGGAACTCACAGAAG CCTTTGCAGATGTGATTGGTGCCCTCTggcaccctgactcctgtgaagCTGTGAATCCCACCCGATTCCGGGCTGTCTTCCAGAAATACGTCCCTTCCTTCTCTGGAtacag CCAGCAGGATGCCCAAGAGTTCCTGAAGCTCCTCATGGAGCGGTTGCACCTTGAGATCAACCGAAGAGGGCGCCGAGCACCGCCAATCTTGGCCAGTGGTCCAGTTCCCTCCCCACCTCGCCGAGGAGGAGGGGCTCTGCATGAAGAACCTGAATTGAG TGATGACGACCGAGCCAACTTAATGTGGAAGCGCTACCTGGAGCGAGAAGACAGCAAGATTGTGG ACCTGTTTGTGGGCCAGTTGAAAAGTTGCCTCAAGTGCCAGGCCTGTGGGTATCGCTCCACGACCTTCGAGGTTTTTTGTGACCTGTCCCTGCCCATCCCCAAG AAAGGATTTGCTGGGGGCAAAGTGTCTTTGCGGGATTGCTTCAGCCTTTTCACCAAGGAGGAAGAGCTAGAGTCGGAGAATGCCCCA GTGTGTGACCGATGTCGGCAGAAAACACGAAGTACCAAAAAGTTGACAGTACAAAGATTCCCCCGAATCCTCGTGCTCCAT CTGAACCGATTCTCCACCTCCCGAGGCTCCATCAAGAAAAGTTCAGTAGGTGTAGACTTCCCACTGCAGCGACTAAGCCTAGGGGACTTTGCCAGTGACAAAACAG GAAGTCCTGTCTACCAGCTGTATGCCCTTTGCAACCACTCGGGTAGTGTTCACTATGGCCACTACACAGCCCTGTGCCGGTGCCAGACTGGTTGGCATGTCTACAATGACTCCCG CGTCTCCCCTGTCAGTGAAAATCAGGTGGCATCCAGTGAGGGCTACGTGCTGTTCTACCAATTGATGCAGGAACCACTTCGGTGCCTGTGA
- the Ufc1 gene encoding ubiquitin-fold modifier-conjugating enzyme 1, with translation MADEATRRVVSEIPVLKTNAGPRDRELWVQRLKEEYQSLIRYVENNKNSDNDWFRLESNKEGTRWFGKCWYIHDLLKYEFDIEFEIPITYPTTAPEIAVPELDGKTAKMYRGGKICLTDHFKPLWARNVPKFGLAHLMALGLGPWLAVEVPDLIQKGVIQHKEKCNQ, from the exons ATGGCGGACGAGGCCACCCGGCGGGTCGTGTCTGAGATCCCGGTGCTGAAGACTAACGCCGGACCCCGAGATCGGGAATTGTGGGTGCAGCGACTAAAGGAGGAATATCAGTCCCTGATCCGG tatGTGGAGAACAACAAGAATTCAGACAATGATTGGTTCCGACTGGAGTCCAACAAGGAAGGGACCCG GTGGTTTGGAAAATGCTGGTACATCCACGACCTCCTCAAATATGAGTTCGACATCGAGTTTGAA ATTCCTATCACATATCCCACTACTGCTCCGGAAATTGCAGTCCCTGAGCTGGACGGGAAGACAGCTAAGATGTACAG GGGTGGCAAAATATGTCTGACTGATCATTTCAAACCTTTGTGGGCTAGGAATGTGCCCAAGTTTGGACTAGCTCATCTCATGGCCCTGGGG CTGGGTCCTTGGCTGGCAGTGGAAGTCCCTGATCTGATTCAGAAGGGTGTGATCCAGCACAAAGAAAAATGCAACCAATGA